The Verrucomicrobiia bacterium genomic sequence GTGGCGCCGCCGAGCAGGTCAAACCGCTATCTCTGGAATTGGGCGGGCTGGGGCCGGTTCTCATTTTCGCTGATGCCGATTTGGACCGGGCCGTCGAAGGGGCCATGCTGGCGAAGTTCCGCAATACCGGCCAATCCTGCATCGCGGCCAACCGGATTTATGTCGAGCGCGCCATCTACGAGAAGTTCCTCGAAATGTTCGTTGCGAGGACTCGGGCGCTCAAGGTTGGGGATGGCCTGGAAGCCGGTGTGGAAATTGGACCGCTGATCGATGAGGAAGCGATGAACAAAGCGCTTGCCCACGTCGAAGATGCGGTCCGCTGCGGCGCCCGCTTGCTCTGCGGCGGCAACCGCCTCGAGAGAAAAGGGTTTTTCTTTGAACCGGCGGTTTTGGCCGATGTGCCTCCTGCTGCTCTTTGCATGGGCGAAGAAACCTTCGCCCCGGTTGCGGCGATTGCTCCTTTCGACAAGGAGTCTGAGGCGCTCGAATTAGCCAATGGCTCGCCGTTCGGCCTGAGCGCCTATGCCTTTACCCGGGATTTGGGCCGGACTTTTCGGTTAATGGAAGGACTGGAAGCTGGGATCATCGGGATTAATGATGGAGTGCCCACGGCCACCCAAGCCCCCTTCGGCGGCGTCAAACAAAGCGGCTGGGGCCGTGAACTCGGCAGTGAGGGGCTGGATGCCTTTTTAGAGACTAAACACATTTCCCTGGGAATATGAGTTCCTCGATCTCGTCCCTTCTGGCTCAAGGCAAAATCATTCGGCACCCGGTCGGCAATGAACCTGGCTATTGGGCCGGCGCGCCGGGCATTTTTCACGCTGTCGCTGAAGGCGCCTGGTATCTGACATACCGGATTCGCCGCCCGCGAGGGGTGGCACCCGACCGCGGCGGTGAGGCGAGGATCGCCCGCTCAAGCGATTTGGAAACGTGGGAAGACATTTGGTCTGTGACTAAAGATCGATTCGGTAGCGCTTCGATTGAACGTTGCGCGCTGCATCGCGGAGCGGACCACCTATGGCGCTATTTTATCAGCTATGTCGATC encodes the following:
- a CDS encoding NAD-dependent succinate-semialdehyde dehydrogenase, giving the protein MKTYPLYLNGAWVNNEPALAVRNPATGEPFASISTVTRAHVAQALTDAHAAFQGWRRQTGKARGEFLEKIAAELERRRDEIARLITLENGKPLAQSLGELAMTVDHLRWFAGEARRAYGRVVPHQVEGKRHLVIKSPMGVVGAISPWNFPLVLAVRKVAPALAAGCTVVLKPARQTPICCVAFAECVAAAGLPKGVFQLVLGSASEIGEEFLKNPLCRKITFTGSTEVGRHLIRGAAEQVKPLSLELGGLGPVLIFADADLDRAVEGAMLAKFRNTGQSCIAANRIYVERAIYEKFLEMFVARTRALKVGDGLEAGVEIGPLIDEEAMNKALAHVEDAVRCGARLLCGGNRLERKGFFFEPAVLADVPPAALCMGEETFAPVAAIAPFDKESEALELANGSPFGLSAYAFTRDLGRTFRLMEGLEAGIIGINDGVPTATQAPFGGVKQSGWGRELGSEGLDAFLETKHISLGI